Proteins encoded together in one Armatimonadota bacterium window:
- the aroB gene encoding 3-dehydroquinate synthase: MRNVVLIGFMGTGKSEVGRRLSRRLGWAFVDTDRAVEARERVPVARIFARRGEAYFRDVESAVVARVAERREVVIATGGGVVLRAENMSRLRRTGWIVALTAPADVLARRLGDGRGRPLLAGGAVRDAVERLLDQRRPLYRDADLVVDVASVSPDRVVDTILGFLARRERQTVPVSLGARSYPVHVGDGISSLLGFDLQGMGAGPQVVVITHRHLLREPADRVPRVLRAAGYRVTVAAVPPGERSKSLEQAGRLYTALARAQAARDSTVVALGGGVVGDLAGFVAATYMRGLRVVQVPTTLLAMVDSSIGGKTAVNHAGAKNLVGAVHQPALVVCDVRFLRTLPDRELRSGLAEVVKTAVVGDPDLFPFLEENLPQVTGRDPAALVEVVRRCAAVKARVVESDERDLGPRHALNYGHTVGHAVESVAGWGRLTHGEAVAIGMTVEAALAHRLGLVGADLVERQRALLARCGLPTHLPPLPSDRLLRALRLDKKVRGGALRFALPVGIGVVRSEQEVPEAVVREVLADARAGGVRAQPQPSG, translated from the coding sequence ATGCGTAACGTCGTCCTGATCGGCTTCATGGGGACCGGCAAGAGCGAGGTGGGCCGGCGGCTGTCCCGCCGCCTGGGGTGGGCGTTCGTGGACACCGACCGCGCCGTGGAGGCCCGGGAGAGGGTTCCCGTGGCGCGGATCTTCGCCCGCCGCGGGGAGGCATATTTCCGGGACGTGGAATCCGCGGTGGTGGCGCGGGTGGCCGAGCGGCGGGAGGTGGTGATTGCCACCGGGGGAGGGGTGGTGCTGCGGGCGGAGAACATGTCGCGCCTCCGGCGCACGGGGTGGATCGTGGCCCTCACGGCGCCGGCGGACGTGCTCGCCCGCCGCCTGGGTGATGGTCGGGGGCGTCCCCTGCTGGCGGGAGGCGCCGTCCGGGACGCGGTCGAAAGGCTGCTGGACCAGCGCCGGCCCCTGTACCGGGACGCCGACCTGGTGGTGGACGTCGCGTCGGTCTCCCCCGACCGGGTGGTGGACACCATCCTGGGGTTCCTGGCCCGCCGGGAGAGGCAGACGGTGCCGGTGAGCCTGGGGGCGCGGAGCTATCCGGTGCACGTGGGTGACGGCATCTCCTCCCTGCTGGGGTTCGACCTCCAGGGGATGGGGGCGGGGCCGCAGGTGGTGGTCATCACCCACCGGCACCTGCTGCGGGAGCCGGCCGACCGCGTCCCGCGGGTCCTGCGCGCCGCCGGGTACCGGGTGACGGTGGCGGCGGTTCCTCCCGGAGAGCGCTCCAAGAGCCTGGAACAGGCCGGGCGGCTGTACACCGCCCTGGCCCGGGCGCAGGCGGCGCGGGACAGTACCGTGGTGGCGCTGGGCGGCGGGGTGGTGGGCGACCTGGCGGGGTTCGTGGCCGCCACCTACATGCGGGGTCTGCGGGTGGTGCAGGTGCCCACCACGTTGCTGGCCATGGTGGACAGCAGCATCGGGGGCAAGACGGCGGTCAACCACGCCGGGGCCAAGAACCTGGTAGGGGCAGTCCACCAGCCCGCCCTGGTCGTCTGCGACGTCCGGTTCCTGCGGACCCTCCCCGACCGGGAGCTGCGCAGCGGCCTGGCGGAAGTGGTCAAGACGGCGGTGGTGGGCGACCCCGACCTGTTCCCCTTTCTGGAAGAGAACCTCCCCCAGGTGACGGGCCGCGATCCGGCGGCTCTGGTCGAGGTGGTCCGGCGGTGCGCTGCGGTCAAGGCGCGGGTGGTGGAATCCGACGAGCGCGACCTGGGACCGCGCCACGCGCTGAACTACGGCCACACCGTGGGGCACGCCGTGGAGTCCGTCGCCGGGTGGGGACGCCTGACCCACGGAGAGGCGGTGGCCATCGGCATGACGGTGGAGGCGGCCCTGGCCCACCGGCTGGGGCTGGTGGGCGCCGACCTGGTGGAGCGCCAGCGCGCCCTGCTGGCGCGCTGCGGCCTGCCCACCCACCTGCCGCCCCTGCCGTCGGACCGCCTGCTGCGGGCCCTGCGGCTGGACAAAAAGGTGCGCGGGGGCGCCCTGCGCTTTGCGCTCCCGGTAGGCATCGGGGTCGTGCGGAGCGAACAGGAGGTGCCGGAGGCCGTGGTCCGGGAGGTCCTGGCCGATGCGCGTGCTGGTGGTGTTCGGGCCCAACCTCAACCTTCTGGGTGA
- a CDS encoding type II 3-dehydroquinate dehydratase, translated as MRVLVVFGPNLNLLGEREPQIYGRHTLDDVRREVSALAAELGAEVEFFHSNSEGALIDRLQEARRTADAVVLNAGALSHYSYALRDTIAAIGIPVVEVHMTNVLARGEFRSGLVLAPACRGLIAGFGVGSFLLGVRAAVDLAGRRAGPP; from the coding sequence ATGCGCGTGCTGGTGGTGTTCGGGCCCAACCTCAACCTTCTGGGTGAGCGCGAGCCGCAGATCTACGGCCGCCACACGCTGGACGACGTGCGGCGGGAGGTGAGCGCCCTGGCGGCCGAACTGGGCGCGGAGGTGGAGTTCTTCCACTCCAACAGCGAGGGGGCGCTGATCGACCGCCTGCAGGAAGCCCGGCGGACCGCCGACGCGGTGGTCCTCAACGCGGGGGCTCTCTCCCACTACAGCTACGCCCTGCGCGACACCATCGCGGCCATCGGGATACCCGTGGTCGAGGTGCACATGACCAATGTCCTGGCCCGGGGCGAGTTCCGCAGCGGTCTGGTCCTGGCGCCGGCCTGCCGGGGGCTGATCGCCGGATTCGGCGTGGGGAGTTTCCTGCTGGGGGTGCGGGCCGCCGTGGATCTGGCCGGGCGTCGGGCGGGGCCGCCCTGA
- the aroH gene encoding chorismate mutase, whose protein sequence is MHIRGIRGATTADEDSEEAILEATRELLVRMADANNVEPDEIAAIFFTATPDLTAAFPAEAARQLQWTAVPLLSATEIAVPGALPRCIRVLVLWNTARAQEEIVHVYLRGAEVLRPDLAGRDRR, encoded by the coding sequence ATGCACATCCGTGGCATCCGCGGGGCCACCACGGCCGACGAGGACTCCGAGGAGGCCATCCTGGAGGCCACCCGGGAACTGCTGGTGCGGATGGCGGACGCCAACAACGTGGAACCTGATGAGATCGCCGCCATCTTCTTCACCGCCACCCCGGACCTGACCGCCGCGTTCCCCGCCGAGGCGGCGCGCCAGTTGCAGTGGACCGCCGTCCCGCTGCTGTCGGCCACCGAGATCGCCGTGCCCGGCGCCCTGCCGCGCTGCATCCGGGTCCTGGTCCTGTGGAACACGGCCCGGGCCCAGGAAGAGATCGTCCACGTCTACCTGCGGGGGGCGGAGGTCCTGCGGCCGGACCTGGCCGGGCGGGACCGGCGCTGA
- the aroA gene encoding 3-phosphoshikimate 1-carboxyvinyltransferase: MDLTVAPVSAVRGEVRVGGDKSISHRAALVGALAAGETTIANFLPAADCLSTLSCLRALGVEVHREGTTVTVRGAGVRLRPPGRPLDAGNSGTTMRLLAGILAGQPFTAEITGDDSLRRRPMDRVAEPLRRMGAQVEVLGGGRYPPLRITGGPLRGIAYALPVPSAQVKSAVLLAGLFADGETTVVEPVPTRDHTERLLAWLGVPVGRAGDRITVRPGLPRADRIEVPGDISSAAFLLAAAAARPGSEVTAPGLGVNPTRSGVLDALRAMGAEVEVRGRRLQCGEPVADVVVRGRRLRGIRLAGDAIPSVIDELPVLCVIAATAQGVTEIADAAELRVKESDRIAVMAAGLRRLGVDVEERPDGLVIRGGRLRGGRVECAGDHRVAMAFAVAGLLAEEPVTVAGAEAVAISFPDFPRALEAVGTDGG, translated from the coding sequence ATGGACCTCACGGTGGCCCCGGTGTCGGCCGTGCGCGGGGAGGTGCGCGTCGGCGGCGACAAATCCATCTCCCACCGCGCGGCGCTGGTGGGCGCCCTGGCGGCGGGGGAGACCACCATCGCCAACTTCCTGCCGGCCGCCGACTGCCTGTCCACCCTGTCCTGCCTGCGCGCTCTGGGCGTGGAGGTGCACCGGGAAGGGACCACGGTGACCGTGAGGGGCGCCGGCGTCCGCCTGCGACCTCCGGGTCGCCCTCTGGACGCCGGCAACTCGGGCACCACCATGCGCCTGCTGGCCGGGATCCTGGCCGGCCAGCCGTTCACCGCAGAGATCACCGGGGACGACTCCCTGCGCCGCCGCCCCATGGATCGGGTGGCCGAACCGCTGCGCCGGATGGGGGCGCAGGTGGAGGTGCTGGGAGGAGGCCGGTACCCGCCGCTGCGCATCACGGGCGGACCCCTGCGGGGAATTGCCTACGCCCTGCCGGTGCCCAGCGCGCAGGTGAAGTCCGCCGTGCTGCTGGCGGGGTTGTTTGCGGACGGCGAGACGACGGTGGTCGAACCGGTTCCCACCCGGGACCACACCGAGAGGCTGCTGGCCTGGCTGGGCGTGCCCGTCGGGCGGGCGGGGGACCGGATCACGGTACGCCCGGGCCTGCCGCGTGCGGACCGGATCGAGGTGCCGGGCGACATCTCCTCGGCAGCCTTCCTGCTGGCTGCGGCGGCGGCACGGCCGGGGTCCGAGGTGACGGCTCCGGGGCTCGGGGTCAATCCCACCCGCTCCGGGGTGCTGGACGCGCTCCGGGCCATGGGGGCAGAAGTCGAGGTGCGGGGCCGGCGCCTGCAGTGCGGGGAGCCGGTCGCCGATGTGGTGGTCCGCGGCCGGAGGCTGCGGGGGATCCGCCTGGCCGGCGACGCGATCCCGTCGGTCATCGACGAACTCCCGGTCCTGTGCGTCATCGCCGCGACGGCGCAGGGGGTGACCGAGATTGCCGATGCCGCCGAACTGCGCGTCAAGGAGTCCGACCGCATCGCGGTGATGGCTGCCGGCCTGCGCCGGCTGGGGGTAGACGTGGAGGAGCGGCCCGACGGCCTGGTGATCCGCGGAGGCCGGCTGCGGGGAGGCCGGGTCGAGTGCGCGGGAGACCACCGGGTGGCCATGGCGTTCGCCGTGGCGGGCCTGCTGGCCGAGGAACCGGTCACGGTTGCCGGAGCCGAGGCGGTGGCGATCTCCTTCCCCGACTTCCCCCGGGCACTGGAGGCCGTGGGGACGGACGGAGGCTGA
- the aroF gene encoding 3-deoxy-7-phosphoheptulonate synthase — protein sequence MIVVMEPRATKEQIDAVVRKIQDAGLGTHLSVGVERTVIGVVGDSHTKELLRQSLEATPGVEKVVPILQPFKLVSREFRPQNTVVDVRGVRFGDGAVTVVAGPCSVEGPEMIVQTARAVKAAGAVMLRGGAFKPRTSPYSFQGLEEEGLRHLAEARRQTGLPVVTEAMDAHQLELVVRYADMVQIGARNMQNYTLLREVGRTRHPVLLKRGPSATIQELLLAAEYILNEGNYQVVLCERGIRGFDNHTRYLLDLSAVPVLKELTHLPVIVDPSQATGKRRYVGAMSRAAVAAGADGLIIEVHPDPEKARSDGPQQLTPDDFTALMAELRPLAAALGRRLQQAVEAPAAQPPGTAQDRAGSPGR from the coding sequence ATGATCGTCGTGATGGAGCCACGGGCCACCAAAGAGCAGATCGACGCGGTGGTCCGCAAGATCCAGGACGCGGGGCTGGGCACCCACCTGTCGGTGGGTGTGGAGCGCACCGTCATCGGGGTGGTGGGCGACAGCCACACCAAGGAGCTGCTGCGCCAGTCCCTGGAGGCCACCCCGGGTGTGGAGAAGGTCGTCCCCATCCTGCAGCCCTTCAAACTGGTCAGCCGCGAGTTCCGTCCCCAGAACACCGTGGTGGACGTCCGGGGCGTGCGGTTCGGCGACGGCGCCGTCACCGTCGTCGCCGGCCCCTGCTCGGTGGAGGGGCCGGAGATGATCGTCCAGACGGCCCGGGCGGTGAAGGCCGCGGGCGCGGTGATGCTGCGGGGAGGCGCCTTCAAGCCGCGCACGTCGCCGTACTCCTTCCAGGGTCTGGAGGAAGAGGGGCTGCGCCACCTGGCCGAGGCGCGCCGCCAGACCGGGCTGCCGGTGGTGACCGAGGCCATGGATGCGCACCAGCTGGAGCTGGTGGTGCGCTACGCCGACATGGTCCAGATCGGCGCCCGCAACATGCAGAACTACACCCTGCTGCGGGAGGTGGGCCGCACGCGCCACCCGGTGCTGCTCAAGCGCGGCCCCAGCGCCACCATCCAGGAGCTGCTGCTGGCGGCCGAATACATCCTGAACGAGGGCAACTACCAGGTGGTTCTCTGCGAGCGCGGCATCCGCGGCTTTGACAACCACACCCGCTACCTGCTGGACCTCAGCGCGGTGCCGGTGCTCAAGGAGCTGACCCACCTGCCGGTGATCGTGGACCCCAGCCAGGCCACCGGGAAGCGGCGGTACGTGGGGGCCATGTCCCGGGCCGCGGTGGCCGCCGGCGCCGACGGGCTGATCATCGAGGTCCACCCGGATCCCGAGAAGGCGCGCAGCGACGGCCCTCAGCAGCTGACCCCCGACGACTTCACCGCGCTGATGGCCGAGCTGCGGCCGCTGGCCGCCGCCCTGGGGCGGCGACTTCAGCAGGCGGTCGAGGCCCCCGCCGCCCAGCCGCCGGGGACCGCGCAGGATCGGGCCGGGAGCCCGGGCCGGTGA
- a CDS encoding prephenate dehydrogenase encodes MSEPFGTVGIVGTGLIGASLGLALRGRKAARRVVGVDLDPQARAVAHRIGAADEVSDDPGVLRDAEVVMVAVPPEAVADVTLEVAAVAPAGAVLCDVASVKSPIVRELDRRLPGRVRYIGGHPMAGSEARGPHHADAALLAGRPFVLTPTERTDPAAVAVMTDLVERVGMQPVLLSPEDHDALVAQVSHLPYLVAAALVAAASDRAAAIAGPAFEAFRRVAASPADLWVQICRANRQGIAQALRRFREELDLLEKAMAGDSLDAVLRRAQARAGGRREE; translated from the coding sequence GTGAGCGAGCCGTTCGGCACCGTCGGCATCGTGGGAACGGGCCTCATCGGCGCCTCCCTGGGGCTGGCCCTCCGGGGGCGGAAAGCCGCCCGGCGCGTGGTCGGTGTGGACCTCGACCCGCAGGCGCGGGCCGTGGCGCACCGGATCGGGGCCGCCGACGAGGTCAGCGACGACCCGGGCGTGCTGCGGGACGCCGAGGTGGTGATGGTGGCCGTGCCGCCTGAAGCGGTGGCGGACGTCACCCTGGAGGTTGCCGCCGTGGCGCCGGCGGGCGCCGTCCTGTGCGACGTGGCGAGCGTCAAGTCCCCCATCGTGCGGGAGCTGGACCGGCGGCTTCCGGGCCGGGTGCGCTACATCGGCGGGCACCCGATGGCCGGCTCGGAGGCCCGCGGCCCTCACCACGCCGACGCGGCGCTGCTGGCCGGCCGGCCGTTCGTCCTCACGCCCACCGAGCGCACCGATCCGGCGGCGGTGGCGGTCATGACCGACCTGGTGGAGCGCGTGGGGATGCAGCCCGTGCTGCTGTCCCCCGAGGACCACGACGCCCTGGTGGCCCAGGTCAGCCACCTGCCGTACCTGGTGGCGGCGGCCCTGGTGGCCGCCGCCAGCGACCGCGCCGCGGCCATCGCGGGGCCAGCCTTCGAGGCATTCCGCCGGGTGGCTGCCAGCCCGGCGGACCTGTGGGTGCAGATCTGCCGGGCCAACCGCCAGGGCATCGCCCAGGCCCTGCGCCGCTTCCGCGAGGAGCTGGACCTTCTGGAGAAGGCGATGGCGGGAGACTCCCTGGACGCCGTGCTGCGCCGGGCGCAGGCCCGGGCCGGCGGCCGCCGGGAGGAGTAG